Proteins from a single region of Ensifer adhaerens:
- a CDS encoding NADH-quinone oxidoreductase subunit A: protein MTELLGSYVPIAIFIGIALVIGVALLIAPFAVAFKAPDSEKLSAYECGFNAFDDARMKFDIRFYLVSILFIIFDLEVAFLFPWAVSFHELGWFGFWSMMVFLGVLTIGFIYEWKKGALEWN, encoded by the coding sequence ATGACTGAACTTCTCGGTTCCTACGTTCCGATCGCGATTTTCATTGGAATCGCACTGGTGATCGGTGTGGCTCTTCTGATTGCCCCCTTTGCCGTCGCCTTCAAGGCTCCTGATTCGGAAAAACTGTCGGCCTACGAGTGCGGCTTCAATGCGTTTGACGACGCTCGCATGAAGTTCGACATCCGCTTCTATCTCGTGTCGATCCTCTTCATCATCTTCGATCTCGAAGTCGCCTTCCTCTTCCCTTGGGCGGTCTCGTTCCATGAGCTGGGCTGGTTCGGTTTCTGGTCGATGATGGTCTTCCTCGGCGTGCTGACGATCGGCTTTATCTATGAATGGAAGAAGGGAGCGCTGGAATGGAACTAG